The Bacteroidetes Order II. bacterium genome contains the following window.
TTGCGAGTACGCACCATCCGAATGGCCTCCCAAAGTTCGGTACTGGTGTAGTTCGGTTGGGCATCTAAAACCTCTTTGAAGCCACATTGGGTATAGCATCGAATCGCGCGTACATTATGGGTATAGACATTCAGGTCCACAAATGTCGTCTCTGGGTCTTCAAAACAAATATGAAGCAATGCCAATACCAATTGTTTTCCTAACCCGCGTCCACGATTGGCTGGTGTTCCAATCAATAGGCGGCATAAGCGCTTGGTATATGAATTGATGGTTTTAACTTGGGCAAAACCGAGTGCATCCCCTGTTTGGGTATCTATCACAAGGTAGCTAAGACGGCTGTTTGTACCTATTTCTAAGAATTGCATCCACGCTTCATCCGAAAGAGGAAAAGAAAAAGGGCACGGACCTGCAAACAGAATTAATTCTTCTTGAGTCGTGATCCAGTTTTTTAGTATTGCTAAATGTATCTGACCCACAAATGGAAGAAGTTTCAATTCGGCTGTTTGAAGCGTGTTTTGGGGCCACTGGGTCATGCTACTTACGGTCATATACAACCCCATTATAGCGGTAATATAAGGTGCGGTTCATTAACTTAAAGTCGTTATTGGTCCCAGAAACTACCAATTTTAGGTCGTAAAATCCGGTTTCAG
Protein-coding sequences here:
- a CDS encoding GNAT family N-acetyltransferase; amino-acid sequence: MTQWPQNTLQTAELKLLPFVGQIHLAILKNWITTQEELILFAGPCPFSFPLSDEAWMQFLEIGTNSRLSYLVIDTQTGDALGFAQVKTINSYTKRLCRLLIGTPANRGRGLGKQLVLALLHICFEDPETTFVDLNVYTHNVRAIRCYTQCGFKEVLDAQPNYTSTELWEAIRMVRTRKNGE